The Henckelia pumila isolate YLH828 chromosome 2, ASM3356847v2, whole genome shotgun sequence genome includes a window with the following:
- the LOC140884418 gene encoding peptide deformylase 1A, chloroplastic codes for MESIQRAFFTASLAQKCLTAISRAPLFRSSLQIRCEMTRPEFMVPRRNHSPRTTVRAGWLLGLGDKKNVLPDIVKAGDPVLHEPAQEVRADEIKSDRIQKIVDDMVMVMRKTPGVGLAAPQIGIPLRIIVLEDTKEYIGYAPKEETKKQDRKPFELLVVINPKLEKKSSKTALFFEGCLSVDGFRAVVNRHLEVEVVGYDRDGQQIKVNASGWQARIFQHECDHLDGTLYVDRMEPRTFRTVENLDLPLANGCPKLGVC; via the exons ATGGAGAGCATTCAAAGAGCTTTCTTTACAGCAAGCTTGGCGCAGAAATGCTTGACAGCCATTTCACGCGCCCCTCTGTTTCGAAGTTCACTCCAAATTCGGTGCGAAATGACGAGGCCGGAGTTTATGGTACCCAGGAGAAATCACAGCCCCCGCACGACTGTCCGAGCTGGTTGGCTGCTGGGTTTGGGTGATAAGAAGAATGTCCTGCCGGATATCGTGAAGGCTGGGGACCCGGTTCTCCATGAGCCGGCCCAGGAGGTCCGGGCCGATGAAATCAAGTCGGACCGGATTCAGAAGATTGTGGATGATATGGTGATGGTCATGAGGAAAACGCCCGGAGTTGGCCTTGCTGCTCCTCAAATTGGCATTCCCTTGAGG ATAATTGTTTTGGAAGACACAAAGGAATACATTGGCTATGCTCCTAAGGAAGAGACAAAAAAGCAAGACCGGAAGCCTTTTGAACTTTTG GTTGTGATAAACCCAAAACTCGAAAAGAAGAGTAGCAAAACCGCCTTATTTTTTGAAGGGTGTTTGAG CGTTGATGGTTTCAGAGCGGTTGTGAATCGACATTTAGAAGTTGAAGTTGTAGGCTATGATCGAGATGGACAACAGATCAAAGTCAATGCTTCAGGTTGGCAGGCTCGAATTTTTCAGCACGAATGCGATCATCTAGACGGGACACTATATGTTGACCGGATGGAGCCAAGAACCTTTAGGACGGTTGAGAATTTGGATTTACCACTTGCAAACGGGTGCCCGAAACTGGGTGTTTGCTAA